The following coding sequences lie in one Musa acuminata AAA Group cultivar baxijiao chromosome BXJ3-1, Cavendish_Baxijiao_AAA, whole genome shotgun sequence genomic window:
- the LOC135629107 gene encoding uncharacterized protein LOC135629107 isoform X1 — MRRAMATLPLRLPCLPKLVYLRTPFRFPFLPRRPPPQAFFMSPRASSMSLASSPSSSSSTSSSLPVLTLPPPPPPPPSGHAPHLPSVSSGAVDLEPYVGCSMPGRRLRVAVLLSGGVDSSTALRLLHAAGHDCTAFYLKIWFQEDFQNFWSECPWDEDLKYARAVCDQVDVPLELVHLSDEYWNNVVCHIISEYRSGRTPNPDVLCNTRIKFGAFLEAIASMEFDYVASGHYAHVVHSSSEDGPSILKLSKDLIKDQTYFLSHLSQSQLKRLLFPLGCLRKDEVRRISTLMDLPNKDRKDSQGICFLGKVKFSEFVAKHIGELEGVLLEAETGDYLGNHHGFWFYTIGQRQGLRLSGGPWYVVEKDVRNNVVFVSRNYFSLDKRRRTFHVGSLNWFSGAPPGNTEQLQCKVRHGPGFYDCTIMAVPGIDGDEDNLVVHLSEDDQGLAAGQFAAFYHGDVCIGSGVIMDSWDEKCFPICSKALETARMEDKSKLGKPIRIMNLDTR; from the exons ATGCGTAGAGCAATGGCGACGCTACCTCTGCGACTCCCCTGCCTCCCGAAGCTTGTCTATCTAAGAACCCCGTTTCGCTTCCCCTTCCTccctcgtcgtcctcctcctcaagCCTTCTTCATGTCGCCTCGGGCTTCCTCGATGTCTCttgcttcttctccttcctcatcttcctccacttcttcttctcttccggtCCTCacgttgccgccgccgccgccgcctcctccttccGGACATGCTCCGCATCTTCCTAGCGTCTCCTCCGGCGCCGTGGATCTCGAGCCGTACGTTGGATGCTCGATGCCAGGGAGGCGGCTCAGGGTCGCCGTTCTCCTCAGCGGCGGCGTCGACAGCAGCACCGCCCTCCGCCTCCTCCACGCCGCGGGGCACGACTGCACCGCTTTCTATCTCAAAATTTGGTTCCAA GAAGACTTTCAAAACTTTTGGTCTGAATGCCCATGGGATGAGGATTTGAAATATGCAAGAGCTGTTTGTGATCAG GTTGATGTGCCTCTGGAACTGGTCCATTTGTCAGATGAATATTGGAACAATGTG GTATGTCACATTATCAGTGAGTATCGTAGTGGCCGAACCCCAAATCCTGATGTTCTTTGTAACACAAGGATTAAATTTG GTGCTTTTTTGGAGGCCATTGCTAGTATGGAGTTTGATTATGTTGCTTCAGGACATTATGCTCATGTTGTTCACTCATCTTCAGAAGATGGGCCTTCCATTTTGAAgttgtcaaaagatttg ATCAAGGATCAAACGTATTTTCTCTCCCATCTTTCACAGTCTCAGCTCAAAAGGCTTCTTTTTCCACTTGGTTGCTTGAGAAAG GACGAAGTGCGTAGGATATCTACTCTTATGGACCTTCCAAACAAAGATAGAAAGGACTCTCAAGGAATATGTTTTCTTGGAAAG GTTAAGTTTAGTGAGTTTGTTGCAAAGCATATAGGGGAGTTGGAGGGTGTATTGCTTGAAGCTGAAACTGGAGATTATCTAGGAAATCATCATGGATTTTGGTTCTATACTATTGGTCAGCGCCAAGGCCTGCGGCTTTCTGGAGGACCCTG GTATGTTGTTGAAAAGGATGTGCGGAACAATGTTGTTTTTGTATCAAGAAACTACTTTTCGTTGGATAAAAGACGGCGTACATTTCATGTTGGATCATTGAATTGGTTCAGTGGTGCACCTCCTGGAAACACTGAGCAACTACAGTGcaag GTTCGACATGGTCCTGGATTTTATGACTGCACCATTATGGCAGTGCCAGGGATAGATGGTGATGAAGATAATTTGGTGGTGCATCTATCTGAAGATGACCAGGGCTTGGCTGCCGGACAGTTTGCAGCTTTCTACCATGGTGATGTCTGCATAGGTTCAGGTGTTATTATGGATTCTTGGGATGAGAAGTGCTTCCCCATTTGTTCAAAGGCTTTGGAGACTGCAAGGATGGAAGATAAGTCAAAACTAGGGAAACCAATCAGGATAATGAACCTGGATACCAGGTAG
- the LOC135629107 gene encoding uncharacterized protein LOC135629107 isoform X2, with translation MLDAREAAQGRRSPQRRRRQQHRPPPPPRRGARLHRFLSQNLVPNFQNFWSECPWDEDLKYARAVCDQVDVPLELVHLSDEYWNNVVCHIISEYRSGRTPNPDVLCNTRIKFGAFLEAIASMEFDYVASGHYAHVVHSSSEDGPSILKLSKDLIKDQTYFLSHLSQSQLKRLLFPLGCLRKDEVRRISTLMDLPNKDRKDSQGICFLGKVKFSEFVAKHIGELEGVLLEAETGDYLGNHHGFWFYTIGQRQGLRLSGGPWYVVEKDVRNNVVFVSRNYFSLDKRRRTFHVGSLNWFSGAPPGNTEQLQCKVRHGPGFYDCTIMAVPGIDGDEDNLVVHLSEDDQGLAAGQFAAFYHGDVCIGSGVIMDSWDEKCFPICSKALETARMEDKSKLGKPIRIMNLDTR, from the exons ATGCTCGATGCCAGGGAGGCGGCTCAGGGTCGCCGTTCTCCTCAGCGGCGGCGTCGACAGCAGCACCGCCCTCCGCCTCCTCCACGCCGCGGGGCACGACTGCACCGCTTTCTATCTCAAAATTTGGTTCCAA ACTTTCAAAACTTTTGGTCTGAATGCCCATGGGATGAGGATTTGAAATATGCAAGAGCTGTTTGTGATCAG GTTGATGTGCCTCTGGAACTGGTCCATTTGTCAGATGAATATTGGAACAATGTG GTATGTCACATTATCAGTGAGTATCGTAGTGGCCGAACCCCAAATCCTGATGTTCTTTGTAACACAAGGATTAAATTTG GTGCTTTTTTGGAGGCCATTGCTAGTATGGAGTTTGATTATGTTGCTTCAGGACATTATGCTCATGTTGTTCACTCATCTTCAGAAGATGGGCCTTCCATTTTGAAgttgtcaaaagatttg ATCAAGGATCAAACGTATTTTCTCTCCCATCTTTCACAGTCTCAGCTCAAAAGGCTTCTTTTTCCACTTGGTTGCTTGAGAAAG GACGAAGTGCGTAGGATATCTACTCTTATGGACCTTCCAAACAAAGATAGAAAGGACTCTCAAGGAATATGTTTTCTTGGAAAG GTTAAGTTTAGTGAGTTTGTTGCAAAGCATATAGGGGAGTTGGAGGGTGTATTGCTTGAAGCTGAAACTGGAGATTATCTAGGAAATCATCATGGATTTTGGTTCTATACTATTGGTCAGCGCCAAGGCCTGCGGCTTTCTGGAGGACCCTG GTATGTTGTTGAAAAGGATGTGCGGAACAATGTTGTTTTTGTATCAAGAAACTACTTTTCGTTGGATAAAAGACGGCGTACATTTCATGTTGGATCATTGAATTGGTTCAGTGGTGCACCTCCTGGAAACACTGAGCAACTACAGTGcaag GTTCGACATGGTCCTGGATTTTATGACTGCACCATTATGGCAGTGCCAGGGATAGATGGTGATGAAGATAATTTGGTGGTGCATCTATCTGAAGATGACCAGGGCTTGGCTGCCGGACAGTTTGCAGCTTTCTACCATGGTGATGTCTGCATAGGTTCAGGTGTTATTATGGATTCTTGGGATGAGAAGTGCTTCCCCATTTGTTCAAAGGCTTTGGAGACTGCAAGGATGGAAGATAAGTCAAAACTAGGGAAACCAATCAGGATAATGAACCTGGATACCAGGTAG